The Planococcus versutus genome contains a region encoding:
- a CDS encoding MFS transporter, translating into MLAMFVSAVEATIVSTAMPSIAAELGGFSKYSWVFSAYLLMSTVTVLLYGKLSDIFGRKRIFAVGMLLFLLGSLLCGLATSMDELIFYRFVQGLGAGAVMPIATTIVGDIYTREERAKIQGYLSSVWGISAVTGPAIGGVLVVTIGWEYVFWVNLPLGILSLLGVLLFLKEPVNKQKPVIDYTGAILLMVSLSTMLYLLVEGGVAFDWLSVQSVILLLASSVFVVLFVIVERKAIDPIMPFEIWRNKTILYANLVSLATGVILIGISSYLPTYVTGVMEQPAAIAGFTLTAMSIGWPLASFFSGRLLLKIGYFKTSITGGAFLVLGTLLFVLMQPSFGPLWAALSSFCIGIGMGLTSTAFIVSIQAAVSYEQRGSATASNMFMRNLGSTIGVALLGSILNSSLLRFFADNSQDYSLSSINNLLSQNTRVEMPIESLKFLQQALANSLDNVYLVTAFFAIVSFGLIFGLRGEKGVKSHVK; encoded by the coding sequence ATGTTAGCGATGTTCGTCAGTGCTGTAGAAGCAACCATCGTCTCCACCGCAATGCCGAGCATCGCAGCTGAACTAGGTGGGTTTTCAAAATACAGTTGGGTATTCTCGGCTTATTTACTGATGAGCACTGTAACGGTCTTACTTTATGGCAAACTCTCGGATATATTCGGACGCAAGCGCATATTTGCTGTAGGAATGCTGTTATTTCTATTAGGCTCATTATTATGCGGTTTGGCGACGTCCATGGATGAGCTTATCTTTTACCGGTTTGTTCAAGGACTTGGAGCAGGGGCTGTTATGCCGATCGCGACTACCATTGTGGGGGATATTTATACAAGAGAAGAACGCGCGAAAATTCAAGGGTATTTATCAAGTGTTTGGGGAATCTCTGCTGTTACGGGTCCGGCAATCGGCGGTGTTTTAGTTGTCACGATTGGCTGGGAGTACGTATTTTGGGTGAATTTACCTCTAGGAATCTTATCACTTTTAGGGGTTTTGCTGTTTTTGAAAGAGCCTGTTAATAAACAAAAGCCAGTAATCGATTATACAGGAGCCATACTATTAATGGTTTCTTTATCAACTATGTTGTATTTACTAGTTGAAGGTGGTGTGGCATTTGATTGGTTGTCTGTACAGTCTGTCATCTTATTGCTAGCAAGTAGTGTGTTTGTGGTCCTTTTCGTTATAGTAGAGCGAAAAGCTATCGATCCGATTATGCCTTTTGAAATTTGGCGAAATAAAACCATTCTTTATGCGAATCTGGTTTCATTAGCAACAGGCGTTATTTTAATTGGTATTTCAAGTTATTTGCCAACTTATGTGACTGGGGTAATGGAACAGCCTGCAGCAATTGCAGGGTTTACATTAACTGCAATGTCTATTGGCTGGCCATTGGCATCATTTTTCTCGGGTAGGTTATTGCTGAAAATTGGTTATTTTAAAACATCAATCACGGGTGGAGCATTTCTAGTGTTAGGAACTTTGTTGTTTGTGCTTATGCAACCCAGTTTTGGTCCGTTGTGGGCAGCCTTGTCCAGTTTTTGTATTGGAATAGGGATGGGGTTAACGAGTACTGCTTTCATCGTTTCAATTCAAGCAGCTGTTTCATACGAACAAAGAGGCTCTGCGACTGCTTCAAATATGTTTATGCGGAATTTAGGAAGTACAATTGGTGTCGCATTGCTCGGTAGTATTTTAAATAGTTCGCTTTTGCGTTTTTTTGCAGACAATAGTCAAGATTATTCGTTAAGTTCTATCAATAATTTATTGAGCCAAAACACTCGGGTTGAAATGCCTATTGAATCATTAAAATTTCTTCAGCAAGCATTGGCCAATTCACTTGATAACGTTTACTTAGTCACAGCATTTTTTGCGATCGTTAGCTTTGGGTTAATATTCGGACTTCGTGGAGAAAAAGGAGTGAAGAGCCATGTCAAATGA